Proteins from one Staphylococcus aureus genomic window:
- a CDS encoding metalloregulator ArsR/SmtB family transcription factor, with protein sequence MTKDMCEVTYIHEDKVNRAKKDLAKQNPMDVAKVFKALSDDTRVKIAYVLSLEGELCVCDVANIIESSTATASHHLRLLKNLGIAKYRKEGKVVYYSLDDEHVKQLVEKAFLYQREVASIG encoded by the coding sequence ATGACAAAAGATATGTGTGAAGTTACCTATATTCATGAAGATAAGGTAAACAGGGCTAAAAAAGACCTTGCTAAACAGAATCCTATGGATGTAGCGAAAGTTTTTAAGGCTCTATCAGATGATACAAGAGTTAAAATTGCTTATGTTTTGTCTTTAGAGGGAGAGTTATGTGTTTGTGATGTAGCTAATATCATTGAATCTTCAACGGCTACGGCATCCCATCATTTAAGATTATTGAAAAATTTAGGTATAGCAAAATACCGTAAAGAAGGAAAAGTAGTCTATTATTCACTAGATGATGAGCATGTTAAACAGCTTGTAGAAAAAGCTTTCTTGTATCAAAGGGAGGTTGCTAGTATTGGATAG
- a CDS encoding DUF6262 family protein produces the protein MDKQVRNTTEIVRLAKQKSQKTREKVDKAISKFSIEGKAINFNSIAKEANVSKSWLYKEHDIRQRIESLRERQITSNVVSKPKKSSRSEEILIKTLKRRVMELKKENKKLQNQIQKLYGDLYNKE, from the coding sequence ATGGATAAACAAGTTAGAAATACAACAGAAATTGTACGTTTGGCGAAGCAGAAATCACAAAAGACAAGGGAAAAAGTAGACAAAGCGATTTCTAAATTTTCGATTGAAGGTAAAGCTATTAATTTTAATTCAATAGCAAAGGAAGCTAATGTTTCTAAATCATGGCTTTATAAGGAACACGATATTAGGCAAAGAATCGAATCCCTTCGTGAGCGTCAAATAACATCAAATGTAGTCTCAAAACCCAAGAAAAGTTCTCGTTCGGAGGAAATCCTTATAAAAACCTTAAAAAGAAGGGTTATGGAATTAAAAAAAGAAAATAAAAAATTACAGAACCAAATTCAAAAATTATATGGAGATCTGTATAATAAAGAGTAG
- a CDS encoding IS6-like element ISSau6 family transposase: MNYFRYKQFDKDVITVAVGYYLRYALSYRDISEILRERGIYVHHSTIYRWVQEYAPILYQIWKKKNKQAYYKWHIDETYIKIKGQWNYLYRAIDADGHTLDISLRKKRDNHSAYTFIKRLIKQFGKPQMIITDQAPSTKVAMSKVIKDFKLTPNCHCTSKYLNNLIEQDHRHIKVRKISYQSINTAKNTIKGIECIYGLYKKNRRSLQIYGFSPCRVISIMLAS, from the coding sequence ATGAATTATTTCAGATATAAGCAATTTGACAAAGATGTCATTACTGTAGCCGTTGGCTACTATCTAAGATATGCATTAAGTTATCGTGATATATCTGAAATATTGAGAGAACGAGGCATCTATGTTCATCATTCAACAATTTATCGATGGGTACAGGAATATGCTCCTATTTTGTATCAAATTTGGAAGAAAAAGAATAAGCAAGCTTATTATAAATGGCATATAGATGAGACGTATATCAAAATTAAAGGGCAATGGAATTATTTATATCGCGCTATTGATGCAGATGGCCATACACTAGATATTTCGTTACGTAAGAAACGAGATAATCACTCAGCATATACGTTTATTAAACGTCTTATTAAACAATTTGGCAAACCTCAAATGATAATTACAGACCAAGCCCCTTCAACGAAGGTGGCAATGTCCAAAGTGATTAAAGATTTTAAACTTACCCCCAACTGTCATTGTACCTCTAAATATTTAAATAATCTCATTGAACAAGATCATCGTCATATCAAAGTAAGGAAAATAAGTTATCAAAGTATCAATACGGCAAAGAATACGATCAAAGGCATTGAATGTATTTATGGACTATATAAAAAGAACCGCAGATCTCTTCAGATCTACGGGTTTTCGCCATGCCGTGTAATTAGCATCATGCTAGCTAGTTAA
- the arsR gene encoding As(III)-sensing metalloregulatory transcriptional repressor ArsR translates to MSYKELSTILKILSDSSRLEILDLLSCGELCACDLLEHFQFSQPTLSHHMKSLVDNELVTTRKDGNKHWYQLNHAILDDIIQNLNIINTSNQRCVCKNVESGDC, encoded by the coding sequence ATGTCTTATAAAGAACTATCAACAATATTAAAAATTTTATCAGATTCAAGTAGGTTAGAAATATTAGATTTACTTTCTTGTGGTGAGCTATGCGCTTGTGACTTATTAGAACACTTTCAATTCTCACAACCTACACTAAGTCATCATATGAAGTCATTAGTAGATAATGAATTAGTTACAACACGAAAAGACGGCAATAAACATTGGTATCAACTTAATCATGCTATTTTAGATGATATTATCCAAAACTTGAACATCATTAATACATCTAATCAAAGATGTGTATGTAAAAATGTGGAATCAGGTGACTGTTGA